The DNA sequence CGCCAAATTCTGCGAGCTTTGGCGCAGCGACTCGTATCGGGCCAGTTCGGCTTGACCTGCCTGTGACTCACCCAATCGAATCAGCGTCGTGCCCAGGCTGTAGCGATACTGCGCTGTGCTGGGGTCAAGGCGCACAGCCTGCTCCAGCAATGGACGCGCGTCGCTGTAGCGTCCTTGCTGCATCAGCGTTTCGCCGAGCGCATGGGCGATGGCAGCCGATTCTGGAGCCAGTTGCAACGCGCGTCGGTAGGCGGATTCAGCTTGCTGCCAGTTGCTCTGTTTGCGGTAGACGTCGCCCAGTTGCTGAAACGCTTCCGCCTGATTGTCGTCAAGTGTGACGGCCTGGTTCAGATGTTCGAGAGCCTTGCCGTACTCGTTGAGCGCGCTATAGGCCGCGCCCGCGTGAGCGTGATAGAGCGCCTTACTGCTGTCCAGCGCAATGGCTTTGGCAATTTCCTTCAATGCCGCTTCCACCTTCAGACGGTCTAGCGGGAATCCCGCGACTGCCGGCGCTGCTGCCTGTAACAGATACGTCAGGCCGAGCCAGTCGTAGGCGTCAGCCATTTTCGGATCAAACTGAATCGCCTGCTGAAAATGTTTGGCCGCTTCCTCCGGCTGCTTCAGATGATAATAGACACGGCCCATATAAAAATGCAGCAACGGGTCGGAGGCATTTAAGCTCAAGCCTTTTGCCAGGACTTCCTTGGCCGGCAACCAATGCGCTTGTTGAATATAGATGCGGCCGAGCGCTTGATAGAGTTCAGAATCATTTGGGTTTCGTTTCATCTCCTGGTGCACGTATTCAGCCGCTTCCGACCAGCGGCCCTGCCGCTCCAGCTCGCGCGCGTACTCCAATGATGTGTGAAGCGGCGCCCTCCGTGAGGATGCAGTTTCGCCGGGAGCCACCCCCAAACGAGGAAACAGATACACAGCCAATGCCGCGCCCAGCATCAGCAGCAGCGTCAGCGCAAGTATCAAGGCCCGGTTCCGCCCGTCATGCGATGGCGCTCCGACAGCGCGTTTTTTTGCCCGCCGACTCATAGAATGATCCGAGTGTGTGCACCATATTATCAAACGCCGCGCCGCTTGGCCAGCATCTTTGTCGAACCCGAATCGGAAACAGGCACGCGGGTGAAGCATCTTAGGACTTGGCGGCTTTTCCCAAAATTTTTCTTGCCTTGCCCCCTGAGGATCAATACAATAGTAGCCGTCATTGCGTGGTAAACGAGGTTCGGGAGTTTTCGGGGAAACAAATTAGGCGTCTGTTGGTGCCGGAGGCAACTATGTTAGTTGATGCAGCCCTTCGGGAGTTTTCGGGGAATCAAATTAGGCGTCTTTTGGTGGCTCCTCGGTGAGTTTCCCAGCTACGCAGGGCACCACAACCGGAATGGTGTGGTCTGAAGTGGTGGTTTTTCTAGCATTGAATTTAAGTTTTTTGAGGCAGTGTTCATGAGGGCCGGACACGCCATGCGTGATTCAACCAAAACCGCCGAAACTCTGAAGCCGGTGAGAGTCCTTTAGTTCTCCGCGTTCTTCGGGTCTCTGTGGTTTCTTAGAACGAGGGAGGAGTCTATGGATCAATTGAAGCGAATGTTGGTTCCTTTGTGTACGATCTGTCTTTTCTCAATGTTAATCTTCACGGGATTGGCCGATAGCAAGAGCCAGAAACACGAACAACGGCTCAAGCAACTGAAGGCTGAGCTGGTGAAAGAAGAGATGCTCGCACTCTTTCGGGAGGTTCGGCAGTTGAAGCGCAGGTCTGACCTCACCCCGAAAGAGCAAGGGCACTTGCGCGAGCTACAAATTGTATTAAAGAGCAAACAAAGTGAGTACCGCGGGCTGATCGGCGCAAAAGAGCGCACGGCTCCGGAGCAAACAGTAGTGACCGTTTGCAGCGCCACCACGCCCGTACCGGTGCCGCCGACGGGGACGGGCGGGTCAGCCTGCACGCCGGGTGTGCAAACAACTGTCAACACCATCACCGTGCCAAGTAGCTTGACCATCGGCGATGTGAATGTGAAGATGTACATCACGCACACCTGGCGCGAAGATCTGGATGTCACGCTCACGTCGCCGATGGGCACGTCCGTCGTGTTGTTCACCGACGTCGGCGGCTTCGGGGATAACTTCGGCACAACGTGCACGCCGATGCCAGATTTTGTGATTGACGATGAGGCAGCCATCGATGTTGGCACGCTCACCGGCGGGTCCCCTGTTGGAGCTCCAGGCAGCTATAACCCCGAAGGCGCTGCTGTGCTCTCAGCCTTTGATGGCCAGGAGGCGATGGGCACATGGACGCTGTCCATCTGCGACGACCTGACTGCCGACAGCGGCACGCTCCAATGCTGGTGCTTGGAGTTCACCACGACTGCGCCTTCAACAGGAGTGAGCTGTAGTGTAACGCCGGCGACAGACACGAATCCTGAAGGCACCATTCACACATTCACGGTGACGGTTACCGATGACGGTGACCCATTATCTGGAGAATTTGTTGTGTATGAGATCACCGCCGGGCCCAATGCAGGCACAACGGATTTCGGCATCACCAATGCGAGCGGTCAAGTGACATTCTCTTATACAGGAATTGGCGCGGGCACGGATACAATTTCCGTCTGCGTGGTTGACGACGAGACCTGTAGCGCTGAGTGTACGGCCACCAAAACCTGGACCGATACGACTTGCACGCTGTCGCCTGCTACCAGCACAAACCCGGCAGGCACCAGCCATTCGGTGACCGCGACAGTGACCAGCGCCGGCAGCCCCGTTCCCGGCTTGGTCGTACTTTTCAGCGTCTCAGGTCGCAACACCACCACCGGCACGGGAACCACCAATGCCTCGGGCCAGGCCACGTTCACTTACACCGATGCAGGCCCGCTGACGACAGGCGGCACGGATACGATCACGGCCTGTGTGCTCGCAGACTTTGGCGATTTCAGGCCTTCTGACGCGGAACGAGACTCGCCCTTTGGTGTGCTCTCCTGTGTCGCCACGTGTTCGGCTACGAAGACCTGGGTTGTCTGCACGATCAGTTGTCCGCCCAACCAAACGCGGGCCGCTTCAGGGTCCACCTGTGGCGCTCCGGTGACTTACCCAGCGCCGACCACGGTGGGCAGTTGCGGCACGGTCACCTGCACGCCCCCATCGGGCTCGACGTTCCCATTAGGTACGACCACAGTGACGTGCACCACGACGGCTGGGCCGAGCTGCTCGTTCACCGTCACCGTGACCAATGCACCGCCCACTGCCAATGCCGGACCAGATCAAGTTGTTGATGAAGGCGCGACCGTGACACTGGCCGGCTCGGCGACCGATCCCAACACAGGTCATGCGGCAGCCGCTTCCTTCCAATGGACGCAAACAGGCGGACCGCCAGTCGTCATCACTAATGCCAACATGGCGACGGCCACCTTCACGGCACCGGAAGCGCCCGATGTGGAATGCTTGACGCTGACGTTCCAACTAAAGGTGACGGACCCGTGCGGCGCCATGGCCACGGATACCGTCGTCATCAGAACGGCAGACACGATTGCCGTCCGAGATGATGCCGACCCGAGCAAGTGCGTGACCATACGTCGCGGATGTGCTGCTACCACTGACGGCACGTACTGTATGCGGGCAGGCACCGAAACGTACACCGGACCGGCTGCCATCACCAAGCAGGGCTTTACCATCAACGTGCAGAGCGGTCCAGGAGACACCAACATCGCTCAGGGTCTCATTGACACGCTTCGCTGTAGAGCAAACTTCCGGTTGACGCTACCCGGTGTGCCGAGACGAACGATCACGATCGTTTCCAACGTGAATTCGTGTGACGATACGTGCAACTGTCCGGGCGGTGGTGGCGGCGGCGGGAGCAAGTATTAAGCACCTTCTTCCCGCACAGCAGGGGCAGGTTGAATGACGATCAACCTGCCCTGCTTGTGTCGGTGGTAGACTCTTTCAACGGGTCAGGCGTTCCAGCGGCGGGCACCTTTATGCCGTTCCCTCGCTGCTTGGCGTGATTTACCCGACACGGCTTAGAGGCGTTTGTGAATGAGCTTGCCCTGGGAGCGCACGCGTGCAGCGTGCACTGAAGTTCGGCGTATTGAAGTGAGCGACCTCCGAGCAGCGGCGGCGGCAGCAGCCCACCAGCTCGCAGGCCGCTTGCGCGGCCTCTGGAGGTTGACTCACCATCATGACGATGTCATACAAATGCATACAGAAAATCGGAGACGGCCACTTGGGGTGTTCTGCTCCTGCTCTCCCATGTCACTCATCAAACATGGCCTTTCTCCAGTGTATTGGTATCATCGTACCACGACACCGCAGGCAATCGGCGCGCCTGCGTCGCCGGAACGCAATGTGATTAGGTCTGGACCAGAAGCCGTGGCTCCAGGTTCCGTCGAGCGATACCGGCTGGGAATGTTGGAAAAATTATCGGGGTTGCTGTAAACAATGACTGAACTGCCATCGGCGTCAAACAGATCAGCCACGGCAAAGCGATCCGTTTTGAACAGCATGTCAGCCGTGCCATCGCTGATAACATAAACGACCGGTAAATCGCCGGCATGGCCTGGATGTCGTTGCCCGCCCGGATTGAAATGCTCGCCTGCTGAGGCAAACGTTGGCGGCGTGCAGTTGCCCGTGCTGTGAATGTGGATGGCATGCCATCCCGGCGTTATTCTCTCCAAAACAACCCGCACATAGACTGTTCCGCCCAGGTCCTCAAAGCTGACCTGACCAACGGCCCGACCGGCAGCGTCACGCAAAAAAGCCCGCGCCAGATGATCCGATTGAGCAGGACGCATCGCGCCAACAAGCAGCAGAACGAGCGCGGCCCCACGAGCACCACCTTTCCACATACCTGCCTCCAGCCAAGACAAACCACGAAGCGCAGGTAGCCCCAAAGAAAGGCGCGAGGCTCTTTGTGCGCTTCGTGATCTTTATAGCGATTTTCAATTGCCTCTACCCGGGGAGCACCCGCCTCATGTACGCTTGAGTGGGCGCTCCCAGGGTAGATTGATTCGCAAACCGCTCTAGTGGCTCATATCCACGCCAATACTCTTTAACCTCTCTGGCCTGCCCTTGCCCATCACCGCTTAGGATTAGTGACGTTGATGAACACCGAGAGCGTGTTATTGGCTTCGTTCGTCTCACTGACTTGATTGGTAGCATCAACCAGCACACCGACGAATCGGCCGCCGGCAGGCGTGCCGGCAGGAATCGTCGTCGTAACCACGAACGGCAACGCTGCGCCCGGCTGTAATTCAGGCGTGACCAGCGTCGTCAGCAACGTATCATTAGCATCAATGAAGCCATCAGCAGACAACCGAATCTGGTGGATCGTCGAAGCCGCCACACCGACGCCTTGATTGGCAATCGTGACGTTGACCGTGATCGAGCCGCCAGCAGGCACTGTCGAAGGAGAGACGCTCAAGTTGGTGGGCAGCAAATCGGCCTGCGCTGCGCCCAATACAGTAAGCGGTGCGACGGCAATGTTGTTCGTTTCGTCGGTTTCGCTCACGGCGTTGCTGCTATCGGCGATAATGCCAATGAAGCGCTGGCCCGGCGGTATTCCCGGAGGTATGACGATGGAGATTGAGAAACTGACCGAACTGCCCGGCGCCAATGTGCTGGTTGCCACCGTGCTCAACAGTAGATCATTGGCATTAACGATGGCGTCCTCAGACAACCGAATCTCATGGACGGCGGCAGCCGCCGGCGCCTGCCCTTGATTGATCACGAGAAAACTGAGATTGACGCTGCTGCCCGGCGCGACACTGGCCGGTGAAACGCTCACCTGGGCAGGCACCAAATCCGCGCCGGTGGCGGTTGACAATCGCGCATTGACCGTGCCTCGTCCGCCTGTGAT is a window from the Blastocatellia bacterium genome containing:
- a CDS encoding tetratricopeptide repeat protein, with product MSRRAKKRAVGAPSHDGRNRALILALTLLLMLGAALAVYLFPRLGVAPGETASSRRAPLHTSLEYARELERQGRWSEAAEYVHQEMKRNPNDSELYQALGRIYIQQAHWLPAKEVLAKGLSLNASDPLLHFYMGRVYYHLKQPEEAAKHFQQAIQFDPKMADAYDWLGLTYLLQAAAPAVAGFPLDRLKVEAALKEIAKAIALDSSKALYHAHAGAAYSALNEYGKALEHLNQAVTLDDNQAEAFQQLGDVYRKQSNWQQAESAYRRALQLAPESAAIAHALGETLMQQGRYSDARPLLEQAVRLDPSTAQYRYSLGTTLIRLGESQAGQAELARYESLRQSSQNLASLQRDALAQPKNLQLALALAVAFKKAGRFNEAVLEYRRGIALDRACADCYLGIGVVLLELGKLPDAEQHFRQVLSIDPTHAQAQNNLGLIYLQQGKAREAVAILEKAAAAKPEAYILSNLGAAYIEAGEIEAALQTLRHAQKRDPRSAQVRVNLGRAELGAGRAEQAINQLQQAVQLAPNDAAAYYWLAQAYEKAGRASESQAARQRFQQLSQQSRQ
- a CDS encoding proprotein convertase P-domain-containing protein is translated as MDQLKRMLVPLCTICLFSMLIFTGLADSKSQKHEQRLKQLKAELVKEEMLALFREVRQLKRRSDLTPKEQGHLRELQIVLKSKQSEYRGLIGAKERTAPEQTVVTVCSATTPVPVPPTGTGGSACTPGVQTTVNTITVPSSLTIGDVNVKMYITHTWREDLDVTLTSPMGTSVVLFTDVGGFGDNFGTTCTPMPDFVIDDEAAIDVGTLTGGSPVGAPGSYNPEGAAVLSAFDGQEAMGTWTLSICDDLTADSGTLQCWCLEFTTTAPSTGVSCSVTPATDTNPEGTIHTFTVTVTDDGDPLSGEFVVYEITAGPNAGTTDFGITNASGQVTFSYTGIGAGTDTISVCVVDDETCSAECTATKTWTDTTCTLSPATSTNPAGTSHSVTATVTSAGSPVPGLVVLFSVSGRNTTTGTGTTNASGQATFTYTDAGPLTTGGTDTITACVLADFGDFRPSDAERDSPFGVLSCVATCSATKTWVVCTISCPPNQTRAASGSTCGAPVTYPAPTTVGSCGTVTCTPPSGSTFPLGTTTVTCTTTAGPSCSFTVTVTNAPPTANAGPDQVVDEGATVTLAGSATDPNTGHAAAASFQWTQTGGPPVVITNANMATATFTAPEAPDVECLTLTFQLKVTDPCGAMATDTVVIRTADTIAVRDDADPSKCVTIRRGCAATTDGTYCMRAGTETYTGPAAITKQGFTINVQSGPGDTNIAQGLIDTLRCRANFRLTLPGVPRRTITIVSNVNSCDDTCNCPGGGGGGGSKY
- a CDS encoding superoxide dismutase family protein, with amino-acid sequence MWKGGARGAALVLLLVGAMRPAQSDHLARAFLRDAAGRAVGQVSFEDLGGTVYVRVVLERITPGWHAIHIHSTGNCTPPTFASAGEHFNPGGQRHPGHAGDLPVVYVISDGTADMLFKTDRFAVADLFDADGSSVIVYSNPDNFSNIPSRYRSTEPGATASGPDLITLRSGDAGAPIACGVVVR